The Actinocorallia herbida DNA window CGGAGGTTCGCGCGCCGCCAGGAGTCCTGGTTCCGGCGCGATCCACGCATCCAGTGGCTTCCCTACGACGCCCCTGACCTCCTCGACCGCGCCCTTAGGATCTGTACATGAGCACCATCAGCGGACATCGGTTCACGAAGGGCCACGGCACCGAGAACGACTTCGTGATCCTCCCCGACCCCGACGGCGAACTCGACCTCACCGCCGCCGAGGTCGCCCGGATCTGCGACCGCCGCGCCGGGATCGGCGCCGACGGGGTGCTGCGGGTGGTGCGCGCCAAGGCCGCGGGGCTCGGCGACACCGGCGCGGAATGGTTCATGGACTACCGCAACGCCGACGGCAGCATCGCCGAGATGTGCGGCAACGGCGTCCGGGTCTTCGCCCGCTACCTCGTCGATTCCGGCCTCGCCGCCGCCGGCGACCTGCCCGTGGCCACCCGCGGGGGTGTGAAGGCGGTCTCACTCGGCGCGGGCGGCGACGTCACCGTCGACATGGGCGCCCCGGAGGTCTTCGCCGAGAGCGAGGCGGTGCTCGGCGGCACGGTCCACCGCGGCCTGAAGGTCTCGATGGGCAACCCGCACCTCGCCTGCCTGATCGACCACGACGTCGCGGCGCTGGACCTCACCCGTGAGCCGGGCTTCTCCGCGGCGGACTTCCCGGCCGGCGTCAACATCGAGTTCTTCCGCCCCGTCGGCGTGCGGCACGTCGCGATGCGGGTGCACGAGCGCGGCTCGGGCGAGACCCGCTCCTGCGGCACGGGCGCGGTCGCCACCGCCGTCGCGGCCGCGACCGCCGAAGGCCTCGACCCGCTGCGCGAGGGCTCCTCCTGGACCGTGGACGTGCTCGGCGGCCGGGTCGAGGTCGTGTTCGACGGGACCACCAGCTTCCTGCGCGGCCCCGCCGTCCTCGTCGCGGACGGCGTCCTGCGCTGACGTCCGCCCGCCTCCCGGTGCGTCCGGGGGCGGCCTGGCGCGCTCATGACGGGTGTCCTAGCCTCTCCTGAACAGCATTCGGTTTCGAGTGGGAGGAGACACCGATGACCGTCGCGCGCGCCGTGCAGCGGCACATCCAGGAACTGGGCGGGGCATTCATGTTCTCGCGAGAGGTCCGGGACTTCGGCCTGACGACAGGCGTCGAGGGCTTCCTCGGCCCGTACTTCCGGGGCCGCTGCGGCGTCCTGGGCGAGGTGGACGCCGACGTGGTCGCCTCGGCCGCCGGGTTCTTCCCCCTGGAGGTCGTCCGCGCGTCCTGGGAGTCGGTGGCCATGGCCCCGGACGAGGCCGCCGAAGGCTACCTGGGCGCCTGCCAGGCGTTCGGCAGGCGCAAGCTCGCCGCGTTCGACCAGCCGGAGCGGCTCGCCGAACTCCTGCTCGCCGTCGTCCGGCACGCCGACCCGATCGGGGCGCCCCTGTTCGGCGGCTGGCGGGCGCTGCCGCTCGACGACGACCCGCGCGGCCGGGTCCTGCACCTCGTCCACGCGCTCCGCGAACTGCGCGGCGGGCTCCACTTCCTCGCGGTCAAGACCTCGGGCCTGACCGCGCTCCAGGCCGTCCTCATCGGCGGCTCCCCGCTGAACTCCGGGCCCGACCAGGCCCGGCTGTTCGGCTGGACGGAACCGTTCGAGGAGATCACCGACGCCCACCAGGCGCTGTGGCGGGAGGCGGAAGCGGTCACCGACAGGCTCGCCCAGCAGGCCTTCGACGCCCTCGACAAGGCCGAAGGAGAGGAACTCGTCGCACTCCTCGCGGCAGCCCACACGGCCGCCTTCACCCGCTAGGAATGTCCCCTCGAGCCTCCCGAAGACTTCGGGACAGCTGTCCCTTAGGGGCGGGATGTCCGGGACCGTACCTTCATATCCGTAAGGGGGTACGCGCCCCCCGGGTCGGGAGCCCCGGGACGCGAACCAGATGGGCCGGTGGTCATACTCTTGGCGGGGGACGACCACCGGCTCTTATTCTTTCTCCCGCGGCTCCGCCCCGGGCGGTGATCGGGCGCTCTTCCGGGGTTTCCGCTTCGCGGTCGGGCCGGGAGGTCTCTGGGGCTGGGCTGGGCTGGGCGGGTGCGGCTGGGGTTCGGGTCATGCCCAATGTGGCGGCTCGGCGGCGGGTGGGTCTCGTAGCGTGATATCTCACTTGCACTGCGTTGCCGACCGACGGGAGCGGTGGTGCTCTTCCCCCTTGTACGGCGTGCCGCCGTGGTGCTCGCGCTCGCGGTGGCCGCGGCCAGCCTGGGGTACCTGCTCGCGGCGCTGAGCCTCGAGCCACGGGACCGGCTGGAGGGGCGTCGGCCGCGGCCGCCGCAGGCCGCCGTCGAGGCCGAGCTGACGGCGTTGAACCTCAACGACCGCATGCCGCTGGGCGAGCGGTACCTCACCTGGGCGTCGGGCGCGGTCAGGGGCGACTTCGGGCGGACCCTCCAGGGGGCCGAGGTGTCCGCGGCGCTGCCCGGCAGGCTCGCCACGAGCGTCGTGCTGCTGCTGCCGGGTACCGCGCTCGGCGCGCTGGCGGGGGTCGGGCTTGGCGCGTGGGCGGCGCTCGCCCGCAGGCCGGGACGGGTCTTCACCGCCGTGTCGCACGTCCTGCTGGCCACGCCGGTCTTCGTCATCGCGATCGGGCTCCAGGTCCTCGGCGAACGGCTCAACGCCGCGACCGGGGCCCCGCTCGTCCAGTGGGTGGGCGACGGCGGGGGAGGACTCGGCGCGGGCCTCCAGCACCTCGTGCTGCCGACCCTGACGGTCGCGCTCGCCCAGCTCGCCCTGTTCGGCCGCTACCAGCAGGCGCTCATGCGCGACGCCGCCGAGTCCGAGCACGTGCGGGCCGCGCGCGCACGGGGGCTCGGGCTGTACCGGGCGTACTTCGGGCACGGCCTGCGCACCGCGCTCGTGCCCACCGCCACCTACTTCGCCTACGGCCTCGGCTTCCTCCTGCTGGGCGCCGCGTACGTGGAGACCGCCTTCGGCCGTCAAGGGATGGGTGCCTGGCTCTTGGACTCCCTGCGCGCCTCCGACCCGCATCCCGTGGCGGCCTGCACGGCCGTCGCCGCCCTCGCCGTCCCGGCCGCGGCCTTCGTCGCCGACGTGGCGCACCGCCTTCTGGACCCGATGGCGTCCCGTCAGCCGGAGGGCGCCCTATGACCGGCCTGACACACGCGATGCGCCGCGCGGAGCCGGGCGCGCGCCTACGCCGCGCGCTGCGGGGCGACAAGGCGGTGGCCGGGGGGCTCCTCGTCCTGGCGGCCCTCGGGCTGGCCGCGCTGGCCCGCGGCGGCGACGGCTGGCGTGCGATGGACCTGACGGCCCTGCACGAGGGGCCGTCGCCGCGCCACTGGTTCGGCACGACGGGCACCGGCCGCGACGTCCTGGCGCTGACGATGCGGGGCCTGCGCTCGTCGCTGCTGCTGGGCCTCGCCGCGGGGGCCGCCGCCACCGCGGTCGCGGCGCTCGTCGGCGCGTTCGCCGGGCTCGTCGGCGGACCGCTGGACCGGCTGCTCATGGGCGCGACCGACCTGCTGCTGGTCCTGCCCGGGGTGCTCCTGGTCGCCGTGGTCGCCCCCGAGGGCGCCGCCCCGGCCGAGGTGGTGCTGCTGCTCGCCCTGCTGCTGTGGCCGCTCACCGCCCGCGCGGTGCGGGCCCAGACGCGGTCGCTGCGGGCGCGGGAGTTCGTGTTGGCCGCCGCCTATCTGGGCGCGTCGCGCCGCCGGGTCGTGCTCCGGCACGTCCTGCCCAACCTCGCGGGCCTCCTCGCCGCCGACGCCGCGGTCAACGTCGGGATGGCGATCCTCGGAGAGAGCGGGCTCTCCTTCCTCGGCTTCGGCGTCGCGCCCCCCGACGTCTCGCTCGGCACGCTGATCGCCGAGGGCGCGCCCGTCGCCACGGTCCAGCCGTGGCTGTTCCTGCCGCCCGCCCTCGCGCTGGTCGCCCTCACCGCGGCCGTCAACCTCGTGGGCAACGGCCTGCACCGCGCGCTGGAGGACCGGTGAACCTACGGGTGCGGGATCTTCGGATCGCTTACGGGGACACGGAGATCGTCAAAGGGATCGGCTTCGAGGCGGCATCAGGAGAAGTCGTCGCCTTGACCGGTCCGTCAGGGGCGGGCAAGTCGGCGATCGCGCTCGCCCTGCTCGGGCTGCTGCCGCGGCACGCGCGGTCCACCGGCGAGATCCACCTCGCGGGCACGCCCGTGCACGGCCTCGACGACCGGGCCTGGTCGCGGCTGCGCGGCAGCCGGATCGCGCTGGTCATGCAGGACCCGCTGGCCGCCCTCACCCCCGTGCGCAGGGTGGGCGCGCAGGTCGCCGAGGCGGTCCGGATCCACGCGGGGCGTCCGGGCGCCCGGGAGCGCGCGGCGGAACTGCTGGAGCTGGTGGGCATCCCGGCGGACAGGTACCGCGCCTACCCCGCGGAGCTGTCGGGCGGGATGCGGCAGCGGGTCCTCATCGCGATGGCCGTCGCGCACCGGCCCGCGGTCGTCGTCGCCGACGAGCCGACCGCCTCCCTCGACGCGGACGTCCGCGAGCGGACCATGGACCTGCTGTGCGGGCTGTGCCGGGACTCGGGCAGCGCGCTGCTGCTGGTCTCGCACGATCCGGGTCTCGTCGCGCGCCGCGCCGACCGGGTCCTGGCGCTGCGCGACGGCGTCCTCGGCGCGCCCGCGCCCGGTCCGGAGCCCGGCGGCCGCCTCCGGCGCGCCTGGCCCACCGGGGATCCGGTGCTCTCGGTGGCCGGGCTCGGCTGCGCGCGGGGCGGCCGCGCGGTGCTGGAAGGGGCGTCACTGGAAGTGGGCGCAGGGGAGATCGTCGGGCTGACCGGGGCGTCCGGCGTGGGCAAGTCCACGCTCTTGCGCGAGGTGCTGCGGCTGGCGCCTCCGCAGTCGGGCCGGATCCAGGTCTACGGCCGCGACACCAGGACCCTCCAGCCGGCCGCGAGGAGGGCGCTGCGGGCCCGGATGCAGCCGGTCTTCCAGGACCCGCGGGCCGCCCTCGACCCGGTCATGACGGTCGGGCAGAGCCTCGCCGAGCCGCTGCGCGTCCACCGCAGGCCGGTGCGGGGCAAGGTCGCGGAGCTGCTGGCACGGGTCGGGCTGCCCGCGGAACTCGCCGCGCGCCGCCCCGGCGCGCTGTCCGGCGGGCAGGCCCAGCGGGTCGCGATCGCCCGCGCCCTGGCGCTCGAGCCCGGCCTGCTCCTGCTCGACGAGCCGGTCTCGGCCCTGGACGCCCGCGCCAAGGCCGGCATCGTCGACCTGCTGGCCGAACTGCGCACCGCCCTCGACCTGGCCTGCCTGCTGGTCTCCCACGACGAAGACGTCCTCGCCGCCCTCGCCGACCGGACGCTGGTACTGCGCGAAGGGAGGGTCTGGTGAGGCGGCCGACATGGCGTGCGCGGGTGCCGGGCGCGCCGGGGGCGGTTCCACGGAGGGGTCGTGCCGGTCGTGCCCGCCGATCGGGCGCCGGTGCCGCGCGAGGGGGCGGGACGGCGCGCGCGGGTGTGGCGAACCCTTGGGCGGGGCTTCACGGCGGGGGCATGTCGGCAGTGTTCGGGGATCGGGAGGGTGCGGTGCGAGGGACGGTGCGGTGCGCGCGGGTGCTGGGGGCGCTGTTGCTCGTCGCGTCGGGGACGGCGGGGTGTACGGCGGGGGGGCCGGGAGGGCCGCCCGAGCCCGCGGCGTCGGATCTCGGGGCGTTGCCTCGGGAGGAGGTCCGTGAGGGGGGCGTCCTGCGCTGGCCGCTGCCGGTCTTCCCCTCGCAGTGGAACTTTCATCATGTGAGCGGGATGGACGGGGCGTCCGAGCTGGTCCTGCACGCGATCCTGCCTTTCCCCATGGTCTCCGACGCCTCGGGCCGGGTGACGCCGGATCCGGACTTCCTGGTGGACGCCCGAGTCGTCCGGCGCTCGCCCCAGACCGTCAGGTACCGGCTGAACCCGCGCGCGCGCTGGTCGGACGGAAGCAGTCTCGGCTACCAGGACTTCGCGGCGCAGGCCCACGCGCTGTCGGGGCGGGACGACAGATTCAAGATCGCCTCCAGCACCGGGTACGCCGACATAGCCGAGGTGCGCAAGGGGACGTCGCCGGACGAGGTCGTCGTCGTCTTCCGCAGGCCGTTCGGAGATTGGCGGGCGCTGTTCAGCCCGCTCTATCCGGCCTCCACCATGCGCGACCCGGAGGTGTTCGACCGGGGCTGGGTGTCCGCGCTGCCGGTGTCCGCGGGCCCCTTCCGCCCCGTCGCGCTGGATCCGGGCGCGGGCACCGTGACCGTGGCGCGCGACCCGGCCTGGTGGGGGGCGCCCGCCAAGCTCGCGGAGATCAGATTCCGGGTGCTGGACGCCGCGGCCCGCGCCGGCGCGTTCGCCAACCACGAGATCGACCTCCTGGACGTCGGCGGCGACGTCGGCGCCTACCTGCGCGCCCGGGGGCTGCCGTGGGCGCGGATCCGCCGGGCGGCGGGCGCGGACTGGCGGCACCTGACCCTGAACGCCGCCCGGGGCCCGCTCGCAGACCCCGCGGCGCGGCGCGCCGTCCTGCTGGCCCTGGACCGCGACCTCCTGGCCCGCGCCGCCCTGGCCCGGCTGGACGCCCCGCCGCGGACCCTCGGCAGCCGCTTCTTCGTCGCGGGGCAGCCCGGCTACCGCGACCTCGGCCCGGCCCGGGACGTCGCCGAGGCGAGACGGCTGCTCGGTGGCGCAAGGCCCAGGCTGCGATACGTGATCCCCGCGGGCAACACCGCCTACCGGGAGGAAGCCGAACTCGTCCAGGAGCTGCTCGGCGAGGCGGGGTTCGCGGTGGAGCTGCGCCCGGTCCCGCAGAACGCGCTGATCGCCCAGTACGTGGCGCGCGGCGACTTCGACCTCGTCGCGTTCTCCTGGCTCGGCGGCCCGTTCCCCGCGTCCTGGATGACGTCGGTGTTCGCCTCCGGCGGCGGCCAGAACTTCACCGGGGCGGGCGACGCGCAGGTGGACGAACTGCTCACCGAGGCGGGCCGCTCCCTCGACCCCGCGCGGAGCCGGGAACTGCTGGACCAGGCGGACGCCCGCCTCTGGCGGCTCGCCACGGTGCTGCCCCTGTACCAGCGGCCTCAGCTCGTCGCCGTCGACGCCCGCCTGGCCAACATCGGAGCGCCGGGCCTGGCGAACCTCGCCTACGAGGACATCGGGTTCCGGTGAAGGCCGAGGCCCGGCTTCCGCGGCGTCAGGCGGGGGCGGTCAGGGCAGGGGGATGAGCCGTGCCTTGCGGTCCTCGACGAAGCGGACCTCCCAGACGTAGAGGCCGAGGTCGTCTTCGGTGACCTCCTCGACCTTGTCGTCGGTGGTGATGCGCACGAGGAATTCCGAGTGCGGAGGCATGTACTCGTCCACGCCGTCCTTG harbors:
- the dapF gene encoding diaminopimelate epimerase, translated to MSTISGHRFTKGHGTENDFVILPDPDGELDLTAAEVARICDRRAGIGADGVLRVVRAKAAGLGDTGAEWFMDYRNADGSIAEMCGNGVRVFARYLVDSGLAAAGDLPVATRGGVKAVSLGAGGDVTVDMGAPEVFAESEAVLGGTVHRGLKVSMGNPHLACLIDHDVAALDLTREPGFSAADFPAGVNIEFFRPVGVRHVAMRVHERGSGETRSCGTGAVATAVAAATAEGLDPLREGSSWTVDVLGGRVEVVFDGTTSFLRGPAVLVADGVLR
- a CDS encoding SCO6745 family protein, giving the protein MTVARAVQRHIQELGGAFMFSREVRDFGLTTGVEGFLGPYFRGRCGVLGEVDADVVASAAGFFPLEVVRASWESVAMAPDEAAEGYLGACQAFGRRKLAAFDQPERLAELLLAVVRHADPIGAPLFGGWRALPLDDDPRGRVLHLVHALRELRGGLHFLAVKTSGLTALQAVLIGGSPLNSGPDQARLFGWTEPFEEITDAHQALWREAEAVTDRLAQQAFDALDKAEGEELVALLAAAHTAAFTR
- a CDS encoding ABC transporter permease, whose product is MLFPLVRRAAVVLALAVAAASLGYLLAALSLEPRDRLEGRRPRPPQAAVEAELTALNLNDRMPLGERYLTWASGAVRGDFGRTLQGAEVSAALPGRLATSVVLLLPGTALGALAGVGLGAWAALARRPGRVFTAVSHVLLATPVFVIAIGLQVLGERLNAATGAPLVQWVGDGGGGLGAGLQHLVLPTLTVALAQLALFGRYQQALMRDAAESEHVRAARARGLGLYRAYFGHGLRTALVPTATYFAYGLGFLLLGAAYVETAFGRQGMGAWLLDSLRASDPHPVAACTAVAALAVPAAAFVADVAHRLLDPMASRQPEGAL
- a CDS encoding ABC transporter permease, with the protein product MTGLTHAMRRAEPGARLRRALRGDKAVAGGLLVLAALGLAALARGGDGWRAMDLTALHEGPSPRHWFGTTGTGRDVLALTMRGLRSSLLLGLAAGAAATAVAALVGAFAGLVGGPLDRLLMGATDLLLVLPGVLLVAVVAPEGAAPAEVVLLLALLLWPLTARAVRAQTRSLRAREFVLAAAYLGASRRRVVLRHVLPNLAGLLAADAAVNVGMAILGESGLSFLGFGVAPPDVSLGTLIAEGAPVATVQPWLFLPPALALVALTAAVNLVGNGLHRALEDR
- a CDS encoding ABC transporter ATP-binding protein produces the protein MRDLRIAYGDTEIVKGIGFEAASGEVVALTGPSGAGKSAIALALLGLLPRHARSTGEIHLAGTPVHGLDDRAWSRLRGSRIALVMQDPLAALTPVRRVGAQVAEAVRIHAGRPGARERAAELLELVGIPADRYRAYPAELSGGMRQRVLIAMAVAHRPAVVVADEPTASLDADVRERTMDLLCGLCRDSGSALLLVSHDPGLVARRADRVLALRDGVLGAPAPGPEPGGRLRRAWPTGDPVLSVAGLGCARGGRAVLEGASLEVGAGEIVGLTGASGVGKSTLLREVLRLAPPQSGRIQVYGRDTRTLQPAARRALRARMQPVFQDPRAALDPVMTVGQSLAEPLRVHRRPVRGKVAELLARVGLPAELAARRPGALSGGQAQRVAIARALALEPGLLLLDEPVSALDARAKAGIVDLLAELRTALDLACLLVSHDEDVLAALADRTLVLREGRVW
- a CDS encoding ABC transporter family substrate-binding protein, with amino-acid sequence MDGASELVLHAILPFPMVSDASGRVTPDPDFLVDARVVRRSPQTVRYRLNPRARWSDGSSLGYQDFAAQAHALSGRDDRFKIASSTGYADIAEVRKGTSPDEVVVVFRRPFGDWRALFSPLYPASTMRDPEVFDRGWVSALPVSAGPFRPVALDPGAGTVTVARDPAWWGAPAKLAEIRFRVLDAAARAGAFANHEIDLLDVGGDVGAYLRARGLPWARIRRAAGADWRHLTLNAARGPLADPAARRAVLLALDRDLLARAALARLDAPPRTLGSRFFVAGQPGYRDLGPARDVAEARRLLGGARPRLRYVIPAGNTAYREEAELVQELLGEAGFAVELRPVPQNALIAQYVARGDFDLVAFSWLGGPFPASWMTSVFASGGGQNFTGAGDAQVDELLTEAGRSLDPARSRELLDQADARLWRLATVLPLYQRPQLVAVDARLANIGAPGLANLAYEDIGFR